One region of Micromonospora lupini genomic DNA includes:
- a CDS encoding ABC transporter substrate-binding protein — MSVTSRRRFAAIALASVAVLASATACGGDDSSSDKDGGKVTLVVDVFGDQGFGYEDLYKQYQTEHPNVTIQERGKGLGLGDYNTRLTQQITAGAGAGDVVALEEGTIVQFFAQADKFVNLADHGANDLKGNFLPWKWEGGVTPDGKVLGLGTDVGGMAVCYRSDLFKSAGLPTDREQVGALWPTWDAFIEQGKKFAAADKKHKFVDSATNFYNIVLMQTAGAGSGYTYFDKSNKLAVGENPDVQSAFQQTTKMISAGLSNNLRSFSNEWNAGFKNGSFATIGCPAWMTGVIKGQAGDAAAGKWDVAKAPGGAGNWGGSWLAVPKASKHQKEAAELAKFLTSAKGQTEAFKKVGNLPSSPQALNDPAVLAATNEYFSGAPIGKIFAAGATELKPVYLGPKNQAVRDAVENALRSIEQGKAADAAWQDAVKNGQAAGK; from the coding sequence ATGAGCGTCACCTCACGTCGTCGCTTTGCGGCGATCGCGCTCGCGTCCGTCGCCGTACTCGCCTCGGCGACCGCCTGCGGCGGCGACGACTCGTCGTCCGACAAGGACGGCGGCAAGGTCACTCTGGTCGTCGACGTCTTCGGCGACCAGGGCTTCGGATACGAAGATCTTTACAAGCAGTACCAGACTGAGCACCCGAACGTCACCATCCAGGAGCGCGGCAAGGGCCTCGGCCTGGGTGACTACAACACCCGGCTGACGCAGCAGATCACCGCCGGCGCGGGCGCCGGCGACGTCGTCGCCCTCGAAGAGGGCACGATCGTGCAGTTCTTCGCGCAGGCCGACAAGTTCGTCAACCTGGCCGACCACGGCGCCAACGACCTCAAGGGCAACTTCCTGCCCTGGAAGTGGGAAGGTGGCGTCACCCCGGACGGCAAGGTGCTCGGTCTCGGCACCGACGTCGGCGGCATGGCCGTCTGCTACCGCAGCGACCTCTTCAAGTCGGCCGGCCTGCCGACCGACCGCGAGCAGGTCGGCGCCCTCTGGCCGACGTGGGACGCCTTCATCGAGCAGGGCAAGAAGTTCGCCGCCGCCGACAAGAAGCACAAGTTCGTCGACTCGGCCACCAACTTCTACAACATCGTGCTGATGCAGACGGCGGGCGCCGGCAGCGGCTACACGTACTTCGACAAGAGCAACAAGCTCGCCGTCGGCGAGAACCCGGACGTGCAGTCCGCGTTCCAGCAGACCACCAAGATGATCAGCGCGGGTCTGTCGAACAACCTGCGCAGCTTCTCCAACGAGTGGAACGCCGGCTTCAAGAACGGCAGCTTCGCCACCATCGGCTGCCCGGCGTGGATGACCGGTGTCATCAAGGGGCAGGCCGGTGACGCGGCGGCCGGCAAGTGGGACGTCGCCAAGGCGCCGGGCGGCGCCGGCAACTGGGGCGGTTCCTGGCTGGCCGTGCCGAAGGCCAGCAAGCACCAGAAGGAAGCCGCCGAGCTGGCCAAGTTCCTGACCAGCGCCAAGGGCCAGACCGAGGCGTTCAAGAAGGTCGGGAACCTGCCCTCGTCGCCGCAGGCCCTCAACGACCCGGCCGTGCTCGCCGCCACCAACGAGTACTTCAGCGGCGCGCCGATCGGCAAGATCTTCGCCGCTGGCGCGACCGAGCTGAAGCCGGTCTACCTCGGCCCGAAGAACCAGGCGGTCCGGGACGCGGTCGAGAACGCGCTGCGCAGCATCGAGCAGGGCAAGGCCGCCGACGCCGCTTGGCAGGACGCGGTGAAGAACGGCCAGGCCGCAGGCAAGTAA
- a CDS encoding plasmid pRiA4b ORF-3 family protein: MPRQIFQLKMSLAGVRPQVWRRVLVPAGYTLDRLHRVAQHAMGWRDCHLHSFEIEAVAYGEPDPDGGLALHDELDVRLDAVLGKGGRFSYTYDFGDWWEHDLVVEDALTADHDERYPICLDGRRACPPEGIGGPPGYQALLAALADPTDPERAVLRGWVGDGFDPTFFDSAVATTLLRRFC; encoded by the coding sequence ATGCCGCGTCAGATCTTCCAGTTGAAGATGTCCCTCGCCGGCGTACGTCCGCAGGTGTGGCGCCGGGTGCTCGTCCCGGCCGGCTACACGCTGGACCGGCTGCACCGGGTCGCCCAGCACGCGATGGGCTGGCGGGACTGCCACCTGCACTCGTTCGAGATCGAAGCGGTGGCGTACGGCGAGCCGGACCCGGACGGCGGCCTGGCGCTGCACGACGAGCTGGACGTCCGGCTGGACGCGGTGCTCGGCAAGGGCGGCAGGTTCTCCTACACGTACGACTTCGGTGACTGGTGGGAGCACGACCTGGTCGTCGAGGACGCGCTGACCGCCGACCACGACGAGCGGTACCCGATCTGCCTGGACGGCCGGCGGGCCTGCCCTCCGGAGGGCATCGGTGGGCCGCCCGGCTACCAGGCGCTGCTCGCGGCGCTTGCCGATCCGACCGATCCGGAGCGGGCCGTGCTGCGGGGCTGGGTCGGCGACGGCTTCGACCCGACGTTCTTCGATTCCGCAGTCGCCACCACCCTGCTGCGCCGCTTCTGCTGA
- a CDS encoding pyrimidine reductase family protein: protein MTVGIPIRRLWPEPSTQPLDDATLTALYRRADTPRLRVNFVASLDGAVSVDGYSAGLSGEPDKRVFSLLRMLCDALVVAAGTLRHEGYRAVRLDEARREWRRANGLAAYPTLVVVSGSLDLDPAQAAFAEAPVRPIVLTRADADPPPGLTDVADLLRCGTDRVDLAAGLADLHGRGLTQLLCEGGPHLLGALTAADLVDELCLTVAPLLAGSGAGRITAGDASAPRRLPLRHVLAADDGVLMLRHARG from the coding sequence ATGACGGTCGGAATCCCGATCCGGCGGCTCTGGCCCGAGCCGTCCACCCAGCCGCTCGACGACGCCACGCTCACCGCGCTCTACCGCCGCGCCGACACGCCCCGGCTGCGGGTCAACTTCGTCGCCAGCCTGGACGGCGCGGTAAGTGTGGACGGCTACTCCGCCGGCCTGTCCGGCGAGCCGGACAAGCGGGTCTTCAGCCTGCTGCGGATGCTCTGCGACGCCCTGGTGGTGGCCGCCGGCACGCTCCGGCACGAGGGGTACCGGGCGGTCCGGCTCGACGAGGCTCGGCGGGAATGGCGTCGGGCGAACGGGCTGGCCGCGTACCCGACGCTTGTTGTCGTCTCCGGCTCCCTCGACCTGGACCCGGCGCAGGCCGCCTTCGCCGAAGCCCCGGTCCGGCCGATCGTGCTCACGCGCGCCGACGCGGACCCGCCGCCCGGCCTGACCGACGTCGCCGACCTGCTGCGCTGCGGAACCGACCGGGTCGACCTCGCCGCCGGCCTCGCCGACCTGCACGGGCGCGGGCTGACCCAACTGCTCTGCGAGGGCGGCCCGCACCTGCTCGGCGCGCTCACCGCCGCCGACCTGGTGGACGAGCTGTGCCTCACCGTCGCGCCGCTGCTCGCCGGTTCCGGCGCGGGCCGGATCACCGCCGGCGACGCCAGCGCACCCCGGCGCCTGCCACTGCGGCACGTGCTCGCCGCCGACGACGGCGTCCTCATGCTCCGCCACGCCCGCGGGTGA
- a CDS encoding ATP-binding protein, producing MTDVDHDGLDGPGQPVGRVLGTADATPLQFWTAVAPGSYLQLDDVVVTRRELPDREPVTIAGVVTQVRARHEGAQFDSDVFAIADGTLPAQVQEAAEVTTTRVDPEFYVPPTPGAVVHRAEGDARARALHFDRMERRIPMGMGRDGVPVYLNADFLDGSRGAHVSISGISGVATKTSFATFLLYSVFRSGVLGGDAVNAKALIFNVKGEDLLFLDHPNLRLDEPTRAAYAKLGLSAGAFPDVRVYAPPRVGDAAGTPDVSSRLTGVDAFYWTLSEFCADRLLPYVFADADDERQQYTMVVHSVTAHLARHAQPADGGVSIDGVRLGSYGDLVDHIVDALNDDETRSDWAGSAVGLGTVNAFARRLIGSKKDLARLIRGDLATRRPHSINTSESAQVTVVDLHNLPDRAQRFVVGVTLKSEFERKEKSGTAKPLLFVVLDELNKYAPREGSSPIKEVLLDIAERGRSLGVILIGAQQTASEVERRIVTNSAIRVVGRLDPAEASRPEYGFLPPAQRQRALLAKPGTMFVNQPDIPVPLCLEFPFPAWATRVSEAGRAPSETLRSITQSADPFAVVGSGGGTDDDIPF from the coding sequence ATGACCGACGTCGACCACGACGGCCTGGACGGCCCGGGCCAGCCGGTCGGGCGCGTGCTCGGCACCGCCGACGCCACCCCGTTGCAGTTCTGGACGGCCGTGGCGCCCGGCAGCTATCTCCAGCTCGACGACGTGGTGGTCACCCGCCGCGAGCTGCCCGACCGGGAGCCGGTGACGATCGCCGGGGTGGTCACCCAGGTCCGCGCCCGGCACGAGGGCGCCCAGTTCGACTCCGACGTGTTCGCCATCGCCGACGGCACGCTGCCCGCGCAGGTGCAGGAGGCGGCCGAGGTGACCACCACACGTGTCGACCCGGAGTTCTACGTGCCGCCGACGCCGGGGGCGGTGGTGCACCGGGCCGAGGGCGACGCGCGGGCCCGCGCGCTGCACTTCGACCGGATGGAACGGCGCATCCCGATGGGCATGGGCCGCGACGGGGTGCCGGTCTACCTGAACGCCGACTTCCTCGACGGCAGCCGGGGCGCGCACGTCTCCATCTCCGGCATCTCCGGTGTGGCCACCAAGACGAGCTTCGCCACGTTCCTGCTCTACTCGGTCTTCCGCTCCGGCGTCCTGGGCGGCGACGCGGTCAACGCCAAGGCGCTGATCTTCAACGTCAAGGGCGAGGACCTGCTGTTCCTCGACCACCCCAACCTGCGCCTCGACGAGCCGACCCGAGCGGCGTACGCGAAGCTGGGCCTGAGCGCCGGCGCCTTCCCCGACGTCCGGGTGTACGCCCCGCCCCGGGTCGGCGACGCGGCCGGCACGCCCGACGTGAGCAGCCGGCTCACCGGCGTGGACGCCTTCTACTGGACGCTCAGCGAGTTCTGCGCCGACCGCCTGCTGCCGTACGTCTTCGCCGACGCCGACGACGAGCGCCAGCAGTACACGATGGTCGTGCACTCGGTCACCGCGCACCTGGCCCGCCACGCCCAGCCCGCCGACGGCGGGGTGAGCATCGACGGGGTCCGGCTGGGCTCCTACGGCGACCTGGTCGACCACATCGTCGATGCGCTCAACGACGACGAGACCCGCTCCGACTGGGCGGGCAGCGCGGTCGGCCTGGGCACCGTCAACGCGTTCGCCCGCCGGCTGATCGGCAGCAAGAAGGACCTGGCCCGGCTGATCCGTGGCGACCTGGCGACCCGTCGCCCGCACTCGATCAACACGAGCGAGTCGGCCCAGGTGACTGTGGTCGACCTGCACAACCTTCCGGACCGGGCCCAACGGTTCGTGGTCGGCGTGACGCTCAAGAGCGAGTTCGAGCGCAAGGAGAAGTCCGGCACGGCCAAGCCGCTGCTGTTCGTCGTCCTCGACGAGCTCAACAAGTACGCGCCCCGGGAGGGCTCCTCCCCGATCAAGGAGGTGCTGCTCGACATCGCCGAGCGCGGGCGGTCGCTCGGGGTCATCCTGATCGGCGCCCAGCAGACGGCGAGCGAGGTGGAGCGGCGCATCGTCACCAACTCGGCGATCCGGGTGGTCGGTCGGCTCGACCCGGCCGAGGCGTCCCGCCCGGAGTACGGTTTCCTGCCACCGGCGCAGCGGCAGCGGGCGCTGCTCGCCAAGCCGGGCACCATGTTCGTCAACCAGCCGGACATCCCGGTGCCGCTCTGCCTGGAGTTCCCGTTCCCGGCGTGGGCCACCCGGGTCTCCGAGGCGGGTCGCGCCCCCTCGGAGACGCTGCGCTCGATCACCCAGTCCGCCGACCCGTTCGCCGTGGTGGGCTCCGGCGGCGGCACCGACGACGACATCCCGTTCTAG